A region from the Methylovorus glucosotrophus genome encodes:
- a CDS encoding flavin reductase family protein — MEKNVVAVSLEQAYRLLNHGPTVLVSSAHGDQRNVMAAAWNMPLDFKPPKVAIVIDSNTYTRELILASGKFAINVPCAAQADLVVKVGSSSGRELLGKAPATKFAAFDLPTFAASKVPAPLIKGCVAWLECELIPEPHIQDTYDLYLAEVVAAWADERVFSDGRWHFDDHDALKTLHHVAGGFFFTPGKSIQAT, encoded by the coding sequence ATGGAGAAAAATGTGGTCGCGGTGAGCCTGGAGCAAGCATATCGACTGCTGAACCACGGGCCCACCGTGCTGGTAAGCTCTGCCCATGGGGATCAACGCAATGTGATGGCAGCGGCCTGGAACATGCCGCTGGACTTCAAGCCACCCAAAGTGGCCATAGTGATCGACAGCAATACCTACACACGCGAACTCATCCTGGCCAGTGGCAAGTTTGCCATTAACGTACCATGTGCGGCTCAAGCCGACTTGGTAGTGAAGGTAGGCTCGAGCTCGGGACGTGAATTGCTGGGGAAGGCACCAGCCACCAAGTTTGCCGCTTTTGATTTGCCAACCTTTGCTGCCAGCAAAGTCCCGGCACCGTTAATCAAGGGTTGTGTCGCATGGCTGGAATGCGAGCTGATTCCTGAGCCCCATATTCAGGATACCTACGATTTATACCTCGCTGAGGTAGTCGCCGCCTGGGCAGACGAGCGGGTATTCTCGGATGGTCGCTGGCATTTTGACGATCATGATGCATTGAAAACCCTGCACCATGTGGCCGGAGGATTTTTCTTCACGCCCGGCAAGAGTATTCAGGCGACTTAA
- a CDS encoding SPOR domain-containing protein, translating into MKWLVSALIVVNVLVWAYFKTQPSGNELPGVAEQSISPERIKLYTAEEAAKLPKKAAVEAESTTNACYEWAGFTANTVATARAALLKLSISPQEREDKVSDTIRYWVYIPPMKSLQAAQAKIQELQSLGITESAVMQDPLWRNAISLGVFTDEQLANRLLNDLRNRGVRSATKGMRHAEKGLTTLLLGPLSTEVVTEVEKLKPEFAGTEFKQVNCQ; encoded by the coding sequence ATGAAGTGGTTGGTTTCCGCGCTGATCGTTGTGAATGTATTGGTCTGGGCCTATTTCAAAACGCAGCCCTCCGGCAACGAATTGCCTGGCGTTGCTGAGCAATCGATTTCACCCGAGCGCATCAAACTTTATACCGCAGAAGAAGCCGCCAAGCTGCCGAAAAAAGCAGCGGTAGAAGCTGAGAGCACTACCAACGCATGTTACGAATGGGCGGGGTTCACCGCCAATACTGTCGCGACGGCGCGCGCTGCACTGCTCAAATTATCCATATCGCCTCAGGAGCGTGAGGATAAGGTCAGTGATACCATCCGCTACTGGGTTTACATTCCGCCCATGAAATCCCTGCAGGCAGCCCAGGCAAAAATCCAGGAACTGCAGTCATTGGGAATTACCGAAAGTGCCGTGATGCAGGATCCTTTATGGAGAAACGCGATTTCACTGGGGGTATTTACCGATGAGCAACTGGCCAACCGTCTGCTTAATGATTTGCGGAACCGCGGAGTGCGTTCTGCAACCAAGGGAATGCGGCATGCGGAAAAAGGCCTGACAACCTTGTTGCTCGGGCCGTTATCTACCGAAGTCGTGACCGAAGTCGAAAAACTGAAGCCGGAGTTTGCCGGCACTGAATTCAAGCAGGTTAATTGCCAATAG
- a CDS encoding molecular chaperone DnaK encodes MGFFNTVLKSVAKKAALAALVVVGKQVLTKAIGSAIDKRKAEDTGVGEETQAPSAAAPSDVTVKAKPVRRSRAKPKPAVATDEKPVKKPAASRSKPKDASTSTATARKPRAPRKPKVVESKGEAPGTPNQPAQGPASE; translated from the coding sequence ATGGGGTTTTTCAACACAGTACTGAAGTCCGTCGCAAAGAAAGCTGCGCTCGCCGCACTGGTCGTCGTAGGCAAGCAGGTGCTTACCAAAGCCATTGGCAGTGCCATTGATAAACGCAAGGCAGAGGATACCGGGGTGGGCGAGGAAACGCAGGCGCCATCCGCAGCCGCTCCCTCTGACGTGACAGTAAAAGCCAAACCAGTACGCAGGTCCCGCGCCAAGCCCAAGCCAGCGGTGGCTACGGATGAGAAGCCCGTCAAAAAGCCCGCTGCCAGTCGCAGCAAACCCAAGGATGCCAGCACAAGCACCGCGACCGCCCGCAAGCCAAGAGCACCCAGAAAACCGAAAGTCGTGGAAAGCAAAGGGGAGGCGCCAGGCACTCCGAACCAGCCAGCACAAGGGCCAGCCAGCGAGTGA
- a CDS encoding type IV pilus assembly protein FimV: MPPINSLARRSGFKALSLILLLVLVPVLAFGAGLGRINVKSTLGEPLNADIELLEMPAKEAATLVARIGNNDEYLTAGLQDAIVPPGVRVTSVARPDGTHVLHVTTPRVVNEPFLELLIKVDSDNLHMVRQYTVLLDPPASKMGDEPVLVNTIPELQSQGLVAEVPPPFPVKSKSRKSRSGGNGAHAFDTSKAAIPLSADTYLTQPGDIFGKVAQQYQPAGVPLKKVMAALYAANPEAFLDGDINQLKSGQVLKIPSPEALGGELPNKAKPAVVEVPPPAAPKSADAPANPEFVLKISPGDTSDTADKDGQTGEPAADANAEAKSQGAQATPAPEPVAPAPAVAQAAPPAPSLATVANQGQPGFWDTVLDRLVWIGLGLLLGLVSLGMVYYLHMRRLTAMQKWHESMVQTTTPRPHPNDVEPKVVSAPPPVMPVEPAVAAIMAPAIAAAVAEDKPEASSSTAPSQPGSEQEADFDIHEVDPIVEAEIYISYGRDEQAENILLNALEKTPDRHELTLCLLKIYAERQDAIAFDNLALRLQQAAENGEPGTLEQWHTAAVMGHRLSPHNPLYIVEGLTDQTPSPEPEEDTLMLPELEPIVEEPPVLPEFEPLKPLAETNILEFTFEKIPAEGAQKKPQEVEEHDTHATLFPSEKK, encoded by the coding sequence ATGCCTCCTATAAATTCCCTTGCACGCAGGTCCGGCTTCAAAGCGCTTTCGCTGATACTTCTGCTGGTATTGGTGCCTGTGCTTGCGTTTGGTGCAGGCCTGGGGCGTATCAATGTCAAATCGACGCTGGGGGAACCACTTAACGCAGACATCGAGTTGCTGGAAATGCCAGCCAAGGAAGCCGCCACGCTTGTCGCGCGTATCGGCAATAATGATGAATATCTGACAGCCGGACTGCAGGATGCCATCGTGCCACCGGGAGTCCGGGTTACCAGTGTGGCGCGGCCAGATGGCACACATGTTCTGCACGTCACCACACCAAGAGTGGTCAATGAGCCTTTTCTTGAGCTGCTTATCAAGGTGGACTCGGATAATTTGCATATGGTTCGGCAATACACGGTATTGCTCGATCCTCCCGCCAGCAAAATGGGCGATGAACCTGTCCTCGTCAATACGATCCCCGAGTTGCAAAGTCAGGGGCTGGTCGCAGAAGTACCGCCTCCATTCCCGGTAAAATCCAAATCCCGCAAATCACGCTCTGGCGGCAATGGTGCCCATGCGTTTGACACGTCCAAAGCCGCTATCCCGTTATCCGCCGATACCTATCTGACACAGCCGGGCGATATTTTTGGCAAGGTTGCCCAACAATACCAACCGGCGGGAGTACCACTGAAAAAGGTGATGGCCGCTTTGTATGCCGCCAACCCCGAAGCCTTTCTCGATGGCGATATCAATCAGCTCAAGTCTGGTCAGGTGCTCAAGATTCCCAGTCCTGAAGCGCTGGGCGGAGAGCTTCCAAACAAGGCAAAGCCTGCGGTCGTTGAGGTGCCTCCTCCTGCAGCTCCCAAGTCCGCAGATGCTCCAGCCAACCCGGAGTTTGTTTTAAAAATATCGCCCGGAGATACCTCCGATACTGCCGACAAGGATGGTCAGACTGGGGAGCCCGCTGCCGATGCAAACGCGGAAGCGAAAAGTCAGGGTGCGCAGGCCACTCCCGCGCCCGAGCCTGTTGCGCCAGCGCCTGCTGTCGCCCAGGCTGCACCCCCCGCACCCTCACTGGCAACGGTTGCCAACCAGGGGCAGCCGGGTTTCTGGGATACGGTGCTCGACCGCCTGGTATGGATAGGCCTGGGCTTGCTGCTGGGATTGGTCTCACTGGGCATGGTGTATTACCTGCACATGCGTCGATTGACCGCCATGCAGAAATGGCACGAAAGCATGGTACAAACGACCACTCCTCGCCCTCATCCGAATGATGTTGAGCCTAAAGTGGTGAGCGCGCCTCCGCCGGTAATGCCTGTTGAGCCAGCCGTAGCGGCTATTATGGCCCCTGCCATTGCGGCGGCTGTGGCAGAGGATAAGCCGGAGGCATCCTCATCGACTGCGCCGTCGCAGCCCGGCTCGGAGCAGGAGGCTGATTTTGACATCCATGAGGTGGATCCTATTGTCGAGGCAGAGATTTACATCTCCTATGGACGTGACGAGCAGGCCGAAAACATTCTGCTGAATGCACTGGAAAAAACACCGGATCGCCATGAGTTGACGCTTTGCCTGTTGAAAATTTATGCGGAACGTCAGGACGCGATTGCCTTCGATAATCTTGCATTGCGCTTGCAACAAGCTGCGGAAAATGGGGAGCCAGGTACGCTGGAACAATGGCACACTGCGGCTGTGATGGGGCATCGCCTGTCGCCGCATAACCCGCTTTATATTGTTGAGGGGCTGACGGATCAGACACCCTCTCCAGAACCAGAAGAAGACACTCTGATGTTGCCGGAGCTGGAGCCTATTGTGGAGGAGCCTCCGGTTCTTCCCGAGTTTGAACCATTAAAGCCATTGGCGGAAACCAATATTCTGGAATTCACGTTTGAAAAAATCCCGGCAGAGGGTGCCCAGAAAAAACCACAAGAGGTTGAAGAGCATGACACCCATGCCACTTTGTTTCCCTCTGAGAAAAAATAG
- the cysK gene encoding cysteine synthase A: MNIANNTAELVGNTPLVRLNRISANLPATIVCKLEYMNPAHSVKDRIAVAMIDALQAAGKLKADSIVLEPTSGNTGIGLAMVCAARGLRCAFVMPETMSRERKLLLKAYGAELILTPGSEGMPGAIRKAEELAAADSRYVIAQQFSNPANPAIHRSTTAEEIWRDTDGKVDIFVSGVGTGGTITGVGEVLKARNPAIQVVAVEPDASPVLSGGARGPHPIQGIGAGFIPEILNTAIYDEIVRVKNDDAMDIARRMATEEGLLVGISSGAAVSAALQLAARPENKDKLIVVIIPSFGERYLSTPLYSHLDV; the protein is encoded by the coding sequence ATGAACATTGCCAACAATACCGCTGAGCTGGTAGGGAATACCCCGCTGGTACGCTTGAATCGTATCAGTGCCAATCTGCCCGCTACCATCGTCTGCAAACTGGAATACATGAATCCAGCCCATAGCGTGAAAGACCGCATTGCCGTAGCCATGATTGATGCCTTGCAGGCCGCTGGCAAACTCAAGGCAGACAGCATCGTGCTTGAACCAACCAGTGGCAATACGGGCATAGGCCTCGCCATGGTGTGTGCAGCGCGCGGCTTGCGCTGTGCATTTGTCATGCCGGAAACCATGAGCCGCGAGCGCAAACTGCTGCTGAAGGCGTATGGGGCAGAACTGATCCTGACCCCGGGTAGCGAAGGCATGCCTGGAGCCATACGCAAGGCAGAAGAACTGGCGGCGGCTGATTCCCGGTATGTGATCGCCCAGCAATTTTCCAATCCCGCCAACCCGGCCATACACCGCAGCACAACCGCTGAGGAAATCTGGCGCGATACCGATGGCAAGGTGGATATTTTTGTGTCTGGCGTTGGCACCGGCGGCACCATTACGGGTGTTGGCGAGGTGTTGAAGGCCCGCAACCCTGCCATACAGGTGGTTGCCGTAGAACCCGATGCCAGCCCGGTATTATCCGGAGGCGCTCGCGGTCCGCATCCGATTCAGGGCATAGGTGCAGGGTTTATTCCCGAGATTTTGAATACGGCGATTTATGATGAAATCGTCCGTGTAAAGAATGATGATGCCATGGACATCGCCCGCCGCATGGCAACGGAGGAAGGCTTGCTGGTCGGCATATCCTCCGGCGCAGCCGTATCGGCCGCATTGCAATTGGCCGCCCGCCCGGAAAACAAGGACAAACTGATTGTGGTGATTATTCCATCCTTTGGCGAACGCTATTTGTCGACGCCGCTTTATAGCCACCTGGATGTGTAA
- a CDS encoding biotin--[acetyl-CoA-carboxylase] ligase — translation MTNPLTFPILHRLADRGFHSGEALAAHFKVSRSTVWNAVKHAETLGVEIFSVRGKGYRLSQPLNLLRADKISAALGSASNNVHLLVHDQLDSTNRWLMQQAANGAAHLSCAVTSHQTQGRGRRGRVWQSALGNSLTFSLLWRFDTGAAALSGLSLAVGLALGQAFAEMGVTVALKWPNDVLVEYRKLAGILIELQGDMEGPSAAVIGVGINLRLPERMLAQIDQAAIDLQSLKDEAVDANVVLGIVLKHMLQVISRFEQEGFAALVADWQAMHVYHQQPVRLLMPDATERHGVVAGVAEDGSLRVMTEAGEQRFTSGEISLRKGVA, via the coding sequence ATGACAAACCCGCTTACATTCCCCATTCTGCACCGCCTGGCGGATAGGGGCTTCCATTCTGGCGAGGCACTTGCTGCCCATTTCAAGGTAAGCCGATCGACGGTATGGAATGCAGTCAAACATGCAGAAACACTAGGCGTTGAAATTTTCTCGGTGCGTGGCAAAGGCTATCGTCTTTCCCAGCCGCTCAATTTATTGCGGGCCGATAAGATTTCGGCGGCGCTCGGGTCTGCCTCTAACAACGTGCATCTATTGGTGCACGATCAGCTCGATTCCACCAATCGCTGGTTGATGCAGCAGGCAGCTAACGGGGCTGCTCATCTCAGCTGTGCCGTTACCAGTCATCAAACCCAGGGGCGAGGGCGCCGTGGTCGGGTATGGCAATCCGCGCTGGGTAACAGCCTCACATTCTCTCTGCTTTGGCGCTTCGATACGGGGGCGGCAGCCTTATCTGGCTTGAGTCTGGCAGTTGGGCTGGCACTTGGGCAGGCATTTGCCGAGATGGGCGTGACCGTTGCGCTCAAGTGGCCGAATGACGTGCTGGTGGAGTACCGCAAACTTGCCGGTATCCTGATTGAGTTGCAGGGCGATATGGAGGGGCCGAGTGCTGCTGTGATTGGCGTTGGAATCAATTTGCGTTTGCCGGAGCGCATGCTGGCGCAGATTGACCAGGCGGCGATTGATCTGCAAAGCCTCAAGGATGAAGCCGTGGATGCCAATGTGGTGCTGGGCATTGTGCTGAAGCACATGCTGCAGGTGATTAGCCGCTTTGAGCAAGAGGGGTTTGCGGCGCTGGTCGCCGACTGGCAAGCCATGCATGTTTACCATCAGCAGCCCGTGCGCTTGTTGATGCCAGATGCTACCGAACGCCATGGCGTGGTCGCTGGCGTGGCGGAGGATGGCAGCTTGCGGGTGATGACCGAGGCGGGTGAGCAGCGTTTTACCTCAGGCGAAATCAGTTTGCGAAAGGGCGTGGCGTGA
- a CDS encoding glutamine--tRNA ligase/YqeY domain fusion protein: MSADKTPVAPASNFIRHIVERDIEQGTYASRQWCGEPGDASTQATGQPDPAKIRTRFPPEPNGYLHIGHAKSICLNFGLARDYQGVCHMRFDDTNPEKEEQEYVDSIKDSVQWLGFGWEAFGHSHLYYASNYFDFMYRAAEYLITSGNAYVDQQSAEEMRINRGTLTEAGKNSPWRDRPAEENLALFREMRDGKHPDGSMVLRAKIDMASPNINLRDPAIYRIKRATHHNTGDTWCIYPMYTYAHPLEDALEGITHSICTLEFEDQRPFYDWVLEKLAEGGLLAHPLPKQYEFSRLNLTYVVLSKRKLIELVDGGHVSGWDDPRLPTLAGARRRGYTPEGFRLFADRIGVSKADSWIEYTILEDCMRETLNESAERRIAVLDPIKLVIDNYPEGQSEDCFAPNHPQKPELGKRTVPLSRELWIEREDFMEVPSKGYFRLFPDNTVRLRYGYVIKCTGFEKDADGNVTVVHCDYLPDTKSGTPGADSIKVKGNIHWVSAAHAYAAEVRLYDRLFKEAHPGSGDRNYLDDINPNSLTVITAQLEPALKEAKLEDTFQFERHGYFVADKKDSVEGKPVFNRTVTLRDAWQK; encoded by the coding sequence ATGTCAGCCGATAAAACCCCAGTAGCACCTGCCTCCAATTTCATTCGCCACATCGTTGAACGCGACATCGAGCAAGGCACCTATGCCAGCCGCCAATGGTGTGGCGAACCCGGCGATGCAAGCACGCAGGCAACCGGCCAGCCCGATCCGGCCAAGATCCGCACGCGCTTTCCGCCTGAGCCCAATGGTTACCTGCATATCGGCCATGCCAAGAGCATTTGCCTGAATTTCGGTCTGGCGCGGGATTATCAGGGCGTATGCCACATGCGCTTCGATGACACCAACCCGGAAAAAGAAGAACAAGAGTACGTGGACTCCATCAAGGACTCCGTGCAATGGCTGGGCTTTGGCTGGGAGGCATTTGGTCACTCCCATCTGTATTACGCCAGCAATTATTTCGATTTCATGTACCGCGCGGCGGAATACCTGATCACGTCCGGCAATGCCTATGTCGACCAGCAATCCGCCGAAGAAATGCGGATTAACCGTGGCACGCTGACCGAAGCGGGCAAAAATTCCCCCTGGCGCGACCGCCCGGCTGAAGAAAACCTTGCCCTTTTCCGCGAGATGCGTGATGGCAAGCATCCGGATGGCAGCATGGTATTGCGCGCCAAGATCGACATGGCGTCCCCCAATATCAATCTGCGTGACCCGGCGATTTACCGTATCAAGCGCGCGACGCACCACAACACGGGCGACACCTGGTGCATCTACCCGATGTATACCTATGCCCATCCGCTGGAGGATGCGCTGGAAGGCATTACCCACTCCATCTGCACGCTGGAATTTGAAGACCAGCGGCCGTTTTACGACTGGGTATTGGAAAAACTGGCAGAGGGTGGCCTGCTGGCACACCCGTTGCCCAAACAATACGAATTCTCGCGGCTCAACCTCACCTATGTGGTGCTGTCCAAGCGCAAGCTGATTGAGCTGGTAGATGGCGGCCATGTCAGCGGCTGGGATGACCCTCGCCTGCCCACCTTGGCGGGCGCACGCCGTCGCGGCTACACCCCCGAAGGGTTCCGTCTGTTTGCCGACCGCATCGGCGTCTCCAAAGCCGATTCGTGGATTGAGTACACCATACTTGAAGACTGCATGCGCGAGACGCTGAATGAGTCTGCCGAACGCCGTATCGCCGTGCTGGACCCGATCAAGCTTGTCATCGACAATTATCCGGAAGGTCAGTCCGAAGACTGCTTTGCCCCTAACCACCCGCAAAAACCAGAACTCGGCAAACGCACAGTCCCCTTGTCGCGCGAACTCTGGATTGAGCGCGAAGACTTCATGGAAGTCCCCAGCAAGGGGTATTTCCGCCTGTTCCCGGACAATACCGTGCGCCTGCGTTATGGCTATGTCATCAAATGTACTGGCTTTGAAAAAGACGCCGACGGCAATGTGACCGTCGTGCACTGCGATTACCTGCCAGATACCAAGTCCGGCACGCCTGGCGCCGACAGCATCAAGGTCAAGGGCAACATCCACTGGGTGTCCGCCGCGCATGCCTATGCCGCCGAAGTCCGGCTGTATGATCGCCTGTTCAAGGAGGCTCATCCAGGCAGTGGCGACCGCAACTACCTGGATGACATCAATCCGAACTCGCTCACCGTCATCACGGCGCAACTCGAACCTGCCCTCAAGGAAGCCAAACTGGAAGACACCTTCCAGTTTGAACGCCATGGTTATTTTGTCGCCGATAAAAAAGACTCGGTGGAGGGCAAACCCGTGTTCAACCGCACCGTGACATTACGCGATGCCTGGCAGAAATAA
- the lpdA gene encoding dihydrolipoyl dehydrogenase, producing MSQLTEVFVPDIGNFDSVDVIEVLVKVGDVIAKEDALVTLESDKASMDIPSSHAGTVKEVKIKVGDKVAKGSLILLVEASAAEAAPVAASAPAPAAAAPAPTQAAAPAAPAPVAAAPSGNNDIDTEVVVLGSGPGGYTAAFRAADLGKKVVLIERYSTLGGVCLNVGCIPSKALLHTAKVITEAEETSHHGVSFSAPKVDLDTLRNWKANDVVGKLTGGLAAMAKQRGVTVVQGVGKFTSSHQIAVTAADGKVTTVGFQNAIIAAGSQATKFPGAPDDERIMDSTGALALTDIPKRLLVIGGGIIGLEMGTVYDALGSKVSVVEFMDGLIPGCDRDLIRPLQKRMEKRFESIMLSTKVAKIDAKKDGIHVSFEGENAPKEAQVYDRVLVSIGRRPNGKNIGAENAGVAVDDRGFIAVDKQMRTNVPHIFAIGDIVGQPMLAHKATHEAKVAAEVIAGHKVEFQALVIPSVAYTDPEVAWAGMTETEAKAKGIEIEKASFPWAASGRALSIARTEGATKLIFDKETHRVIGAGIVGVNAGELLAEAVLAIEMGADAHDLGLTIHAHPTLSETICFAAELKEGTITDMLPPKKR from the coding sequence ATGAGTCAGTTAACAGAAGTTTTCGTCCCAGACATCGGCAATTTCGATAGCGTCGATGTCATTGAAGTATTGGTAAAGGTGGGCGATGTTATCGCCAAGGAAGATGCACTGGTCACCCTGGAGTCCGACAAGGCCTCCATGGATATTCCATCCTCCCACGCCGGCACCGTCAAGGAAGTCAAGATCAAGGTCGGTGACAAAGTCGCCAAGGGCTCGTTGATTCTGCTGGTGGAAGCATCTGCTGCCGAAGCAGCGCCCGTCGCCGCCAGTGCCCCTGCCCCTGCTGCCGCAGCGCCTGCACCGACCCAAGCTGCCGCGCCAGCCGCTCCTGCCCCCGTGGCAGCAGCGCCCAGTGGCAACAATGATATTGATACAGAAGTGGTCGTACTCGGCTCTGGCCCTGGCGGCTATACCGCGGCCTTCCGCGCTGCTGATCTGGGCAAGAAGGTAGTGCTGATCGAGCGCTACTCCACCCTGGGCGGTGTTTGCCTGAATGTAGGCTGCATCCCGTCCAAGGCACTCTTACACACGGCCAAGGTCATTACCGAAGCCGAAGAAACCAGCCATCACGGCGTGAGCTTCAGCGCGCCCAAGGTAGATCTCGACACACTGCGTAACTGGAAAGCCAACGATGTCGTTGGCAAGCTGACAGGTGGTCTGGCCGCCATGGCCAAGCAACGTGGCGTAACGGTGGTGCAGGGTGTAGGCAAATTCACCAGCTCACATCAGATTGCCGTCACGGCAGCCGATGGCAAGGTAACGACGGTCGGATTCCAGAACGCGATTATCGCGGCTGGCTCGCAAGCCACCAAATTCCCCGGTGCGCCGGATGACGAACGCATCATGGACTCCACTGGCGCCCTCGCGCTGACGGATATCCCCAAGCGTCTGCTGGTCATTGGCGGCGGGATTATCGGCCTGGAAATGGGCACGGTTTATGACGCGCTGGGCAGTAAAGTCAGCGTGGTCGAATTCATGGATGGCCTGATCCCCGGTTGCGACCGCGACCTGATCCGCCCATTGCAGAAACGCATGGAAAAGCGCTTTGAAAGCATCATGCTGTCAACCAAGGTTGCCAAGATTGATGCCAAAAAAGATGGCATTCATGTCAGCTTTGAAGGCGAAAATGCACCGAAAGAAGCCCAGGTCTATGACCGCGTACTGGTTTCGATTGGCCGCCGCCCCAATGGCAAGAACATTGGCGCCGAGAATGCCGGTGTTGCGGTAGATGATCGTGGTTTTATTGCGGTCGACAAGCAGATGCGTACCAATGTGCCGCACATCTTCGCCATCGGCGATATCGTCGGACAACCCATGCTGGCGCACAAAGCCACGCACGAAGCCAAAGTTGCCGCCGAAGTCATTGCCGGTCACAAGGTCGAGTTCCAGGCACTGGTCATTCCATCTGTCGCCTACACCGACCCTGAAGTCGCATGGGCAGGCATGACCGAAACCGAAGCCAAGGCCAAAGGCATCGAAATCGAAAAGGCCTCCTTCCCGTGGGCCGCCAGCGGCCGTGCATTGTCCATCGCACGTACCGAAGGTGCTACCAAGCTGATTTTCGACAAGGAAACCCATCGCGTCATTGGTGCGGGTATCGTCGGGGTAAATGCCGGTGAATTGCTGGCAGAAGCCGTGCTGGCCATTGAGATGGGCGCCGATGCGCATGATCTGGGTCTCACCATCCATGCGCACCCGACCTTGTCTGAAACCATCTGCTTTGCCGCAGAACTGAAGGAAGGCACGATCACGGATATGCTGCCACCGAAAAAACGCTAA
- a CDS encoding type III pantothenate kinase, with protein MILAIDAGNTRCKWALFDPKASVVAEGSWLNEALADSVLPTCWQEAKRIVVSNVAGLAASRPLLSLFEQLKAPVHWVHASHAAAGVFNGYQPPEALGSDRWAALIAAWQHYREPCLVVSAGTALTVDMLGRHEQPSGGEFKGGTISPGFRLMHQALLQNTDGIRTLPGMWRTAPTNTGDALYTGISHAMAGSVLLQWQQMKTLSGLDPAIVIPCVLTGGDAELLRQALVQAQADMPITIDASLVLRGLFYLERECL; from the coding sequence GTGATACTGGCAATCGATGCTGGCAATACCCGTTGCAAATGGGCCTTGTTTGATCCCAAGGCAAGCGTGGTGGCCGAGGGCAGTTGGCTAAACGAGGCGTTGGCGGATTCAGTCTTGCCCACGTGCTGGCAAGAGGCCAAGCGCATTGTCGTTTCGAATGTGGCTGGCCTGGCGGCAAGCCGACCTTTGCTCAGCCTGTTTGAACAACTGAAAGCACCAGTGCACTGGGTACATGCATCGCATGCTGCGGCTGGGGTGTTTAATGGTTATCAGCCGCCTGAGGCCCTGGGCAGTGATCGCTGGGCCGCTCTGATTGCGGCCTGGCAGCACTATCGTGAGCCTTGTCTGGTGGTAAGTGCAGGCACGGCGCTGACGGTGGACATGCTAGGTCGTCACGAACAACCGTCAGGTGGCGAATTTAAAGGGGGCACGATCAGTCCCGGTTTTCGCTTGATGCATCAGGCCCTTTTGCAGAATACCGACGGCATCCGGACTTTGCCCGGGATGTGGCGTACAGCGCCGACGAATACTGGCGATGCCTTGTATACTGGCATCTCGCATGCGATGGCGGGCAGTGTGTTATTGCAATGGCAGCAGATGAAAACCCTGTCAGGGTTGGATCCCGCTATCGTGATTCCGTGCGTGCTGACCGGTGGCGATGCGGAATTGTTAAGACAGGCATTGGTGCAAGCGCAAGCTGATATGCCCATCACAATAGATGCTTCGCTGGTATTGCGAGGCTTGTTCTATCTTGAAAGAGAATGTTTATGA